A single Dreissena polymorpha isolate Duluth1 chromosome 14, UMN_Dpol_1.0, whole genome shotgun sequence DNA region contains:
- the LOC127857556 gene encoding uncharacterized protein LOC127857556 isoform X3 codes for MNESDRKLFQAIYLRFVERVDPSEMLGYITCLPEHTRDIIRNSQTCYNGSRNLAAQKLFEALKCRPDGLQNAASALRQCKCEDLANELQHAPGQHNRVNPGWSHRAQEPMAANLPPVGANYSNVLGNYHAIQMADASTIQQNQASFRPNETDRNEAPYGSNRYPNSYASPGYQNQTPRELYVPGRDTVPNSQYNGMSASYPGASNVGLPRPTWSMSQGPQQGLYSLQQQPVYQHQSFRVEYDRSSPSAHSAPAMSEFPNNLQGNQAAQNVGDKEPSMESFKMYRSQSTSTVIEEKNDLNRAMSFTELLNTAISDTDNEDSDSDFTEKKNIEQEENSSSLPESNASKIINNQENAEFRQTLTNNEVGIEKQESLRITEGSFEYVPDKPQATGFDSSETTLKHFDNPKGSVTFMDNNPTRAGFDSSETTRKSPITDDEHKDSSNVDSTIQLSLRSEAVKNKFETEITQEHVENIRECFSGVYSQTASLLPSAPEVSTESTANVEATQQRIDHSLEDARIPEMRILRDDAELKSIMKKGGKANAFGIPSYRKDCKTEDLASFMSNSEESGSAVNSDEEIISADGIPTTGYTTRAEINGMNEYFEQLNDHPKDLTKDQTKNNNVQKSITTMRPEVAENVNADNLTDERLTPWRSFGSSLASLIYKGLHPDV; via the exons ATGAACGAGTCGGATAGAAAATTGTTTCAAGCCATTTATCTTCGCTTTGTGGAAAGGGTTGATCCAAGTGAAATGTTGGGATATATAACATGTCTGCCAGAGCATACAAGG gatATTATAAGAAATTCTCAAACTTGTTACAATGGATCCAGAAACTTAGCAGCTCAGAAACTGTTCGAAGCTCTCAAGTGTCGTCCAGATGGCTTACAAAATGCTGCGAGTGCCCTTCGTCAGTGTAAATGTGAAGATCTAGCTAATGAACTACAACACG CACCAGGGCAACACAATCGTGTCAATCCAGGATGGTCTCACAGAGCACAAGAGCCAATGGCAGCTAATTTACCGCCAGTGGGAGCAAATTATTCAAATGTCCTAGGCAATTACCATGCAATACAAATGGCCGATGCTTCAACAATTCAGCAGAACCAAGCCTCATTTAGGCCAAACGAAACAGACAGGAATGAGGCTCCATATGGTAGCAATAGATACCCAAATAGTTATGCTTCACCAGGATACCAGAATCAGACTCCTCGCGAGCTTTATGTACCAGGCAGGGATACGGTTCCAAACTCCCAATATAATGGTATGTCTGCTTCATATCCAGGAGCTTCAAATGTTGGTTTGCCTAGGCCCACCTGGTCCATGTCACAAGGGCCTCAGCAAGGTCTCTATTCATTGCAACAACAGCCTGTTTACCAGCATCAGTCGTTCAGGGTTGAGTATGATAGGAGTTCACCGTCAGCCCATTCCGCTCCTGCCATGTCGGAATTTCCAAACAACCTACAAGGTAATCAAGCTGCACAAAACGTTGGTGATAAAGAACCATCGATGGAATCTTTTAAGATGTATAGGTCACAGAGTACTAGCaccgttattgaagagaaaaacgATTTGAATAGAGCGATGTCTTTTACAGAACTTTTGAATACAGCGATATCTGATACAGACAATGAAGATTCCGATTCCGATTTTACagaaaagaaaaatattgaaCAAGAGGAGAATAGTTCATCTCTACCAGAGTCTAATGCAAGTAAAATTATTAATAACCAGGAAAACGCTGAATTCAGGCAAACACTGACGAATAATGAAGTTGGCATAGAAAAACAAGAAAGTTTAAGAATTACCGAAGGAAGTTTCGAATATGTTCCAGATAAACCACAAGCAACTGGTTTTGATTCCAGCGAGACTACGCTTAAACACTTTGACAACCCAAAAGGCAGTGTGACATTTATGGACAATAATCCAACTCGCGCTGGATTTGATTCAAGTGAGACCACACGTAAATCGCCAATAACAGATGATGAACATAAAGATTCGTCCAATGTTGACAGTACGATTCAACTTTCGTTAAGATCGGAAGCAGTAAAAAACAAGTTCGAAACGGAAATCACCCAAGAACATGTTGAGAATATACGGGAATGTTTCTCGGGTGTCTATTCCCAAACTGCTTCACTATTACCTTCAGCTCCAGAAGTGTCAACAGAAAGTACTGCTAACGTTGAAGCAACGCAGCAACGAATCGACCACTCTCTGGAAGATGCGAGGATACCGGAAATGAGGATCCTTCGAGACGATGCTGAACTCAAAAGTATTATGAAGAAAGGAGGCAAGGCAAATGCCTTTGGGATTCCTAGTTATAGAAAGGATTGTAAAACCGAGGATTTGGCAAGTTTTATGTCAAATTCTGAAGAAAGTGGTAGCGCTGTGAATTCCGATGAGGAAATTATATCAGCGGATGGTATTCCTACCACAGGTTATACCACGCGAGCTGAGATAAATGGCATGAATGAGTACTTTGAACAACTGAATGACCATCCTAAAGATTTGACCAAAGATCAGACCAAAAACAACAATGTCCAGAAAAGTATTACTACTATGAGGCCAGAGGTTGCTGAAAATGTAAATGCGGACAATTTAACAGATGAACGATTGACGCCATGGCGCAGTTTTGGGTCTTCGCTTGCGAGTTTAATCTACAAGGGGTTGCACCCAGATGTTTGA
- the LOC127857556 gene encoding uncharacterized protein LOC127857556 isoform X2, with the protein MNESDRKLFQAIYLRFVERVDPSEMLGYITCLPEHTRDIIRNSQTCYNGSRNLAAQKLFEALKCRPDGLQNAASALRQCKCEDLANELQHAPGQHNRVNPGWSHRAQEPMAANLPPVGANYSNVLGNYHAIQMADASTIQQNQASFRPNETDRNEAPYGSNRYPNSYASPGYQNQTPRELYVPGRDTVPNSQYNGMSASYPGASNVGLPRPTWSMSQGPQQGLYSLQQQPVYQHQSFRVEYDRSSPSAHSAPAMSEFPNNLQGNQAAQNVGDKEPSMESFKMYRSQSTGTVIEEKNDLNRAMSFTELLNTAISDTDNEDSDSDFTEKKNIEQEENNSSLPESNASKIINNQENAEFRQTLTNNEVGIEKQESLRNTEGSFEYVPGKPQATGFDSSETTLKHFDNPKGSVTFMDNNPTRAGFDSSEVTRKSPITDDEHKDSSNVDSTIQLSLRSEAVKNKFETEITQEHVENIRECFSDVYSQTASLLPSAPEVSTESTANVEATQQRIDHSLEDARIPEMRILRDDAELKSIMKKGGKANAFGIPSYRKDCKTEDWASFTSDSEESGSAVNSDEEIISADGIPTTGYTARAKINGMNEYFEQLNDHPKDLTKDQTKNNNVQKSITAMRPEVAENVNADNLTDERLTPWLSFGSSLASLIYKGLHPDV; encoded by the exons ATGAACGAGTCGGATAGAAAATTGTTTCAAGCCATTTATCTTCGCTTTGTGGAAAGGGTTGATCCAAGTGAAATGTTGGGATATATAACATGTCTGCCAGAGCATACAAGG gatATTATAAGAAATTCTCAAACTTGTTACAATGGATCCAGAAACTTAGCAGCTCAGAAACTGTTCGAAGCTCTCAAGTGTCGTCCAGATGGCTTACAAAATGCTGCGAGTGCCCTTCGTCAGTGTAAATGTGAAGATCTAGCTAATGAACTACAACACG CACCAGGGCAACACAATCGTGTCAATCCAGGATGGTCTCACAGAGCACAAGAGCCAATGGCAGCTAATTTACCGCCAGTGGGAGCAAATTATTCAAATGTCCTAGGCAATTACCATGCAATACAAATGGCCGATGCTTCAACAATTCAGCAGAACCAAGCCTCATTTAGGCCAAACGAAACAGACAGGAATGAGGCTCCATATGGTAGCAATAGATACCCAAATAGTTATGCTTCACCAGGATACCAGAATCAGACTCCTCGCGAGCTTTATGTACCAGGCAGGGATACGGTTCCAAACTCCCAATATAATGGTATGTCTGCTTCATATCCAGGAGCTTCAAATGTTGGTTTGCCTAGGCCCACCTGGTCCATGTCACAAGGGCCTCAGCAAG GTCTCTATTCATTGCAACAGCAGCCTGTTTACCAGCATCAGTCGTTCAGGGTTGAGTATGATAGGAGTTCACCGTCAGCCCATTCCGCTCCTGCCATGTCGGAATTTCCAAACAACCTACAAGGTAATCAAGCTGCACAAAACGTTGGTGATAAAGAACCATCGATGGAATCTTTTAAGATGTATAGGTCACAGAGTACTGGCaccgttattgaagagaaaaacgATTTGAATAGAGCGATGTCTTTTACAGAACTTTTGAATACAGCGATATCTGATACAGACAATGAAGATTCCGATTCCGATTTTACagaaaagaaaaatattgaaCAAGAGGAGAATAATTCATCTCTACCAGAGTCTAATGCAAGTAAAATTATTAATAACCAGGAAAACGCTGAATTCAGGCAAACACTGACGAATAATGAAGTTGGCATAGAAAAACAAGAAAGTTTAAGAAATACCGAAGGAAGTTTCGAATATGTTCCAGGTAAACCACAAGCAACTGGTTTTGATTCCAGCGAGACTACGCTTAAACACTTTGACAACCCAAAAGGCAGTGTGACATTTATGGACAATAATCCAACTCGCGCTGGATTTGATTCAAGTGAGGTCACACGTAAATCGCCAATAACAGATGATGAACATAAAGATTCGTCCAATGTTGACAGTACGATTCAACTTTCGTTAAGATCGGAAGCAGTAAAAAACAAGTTCGAAACGGAAATCACCCAAGAACATGTTGAGAATATACGGGAATGTTTCTCGGATGTATATTCCCAAACTGCTTCACTATTACCTTCAGCTCCAGAAGTGTCAACAGAAAGTACTGCTAACGTTGAAGCAACGCAGCAACGAATCGACCACTCTCTGGAAGATGCGAGGATACCGGAAATGAGGATCCTTCGAGACGATGCTGAACTCAAAAGTATAATGAAGAAAGGAGGCAAGGCAAATGCCTTTGGGATTCCTAGTTATAGAAAGGATTGTAAAACCGAGGATTGGGCAAGTTTTACGTCAGATTCTGAAGAAAGTGGTAGCGCTGTGAATTCCGATGAGGAAATTATATCAGCGGATGGTATTCCTACCACAGGTTATACCGCGCGAGCTAAGATAAATGGCATGAATGAGTACTTTGAACAACTGAATGACCATCCTAAAGATTTGACCAAAGATCAGACCAAAAACAACAATGTCCAGAAAAGTATTACTGCTATGAGGCCAGAGGTTGCTGAAAATGTAAATGCGGACAATTTAACAGATGAACGATTGACGCCATGGCTCAGTTTTGGGTCTTCGCTTGCGAGTTTAATCTACAAGGGGTTGCACCCAGATGTTTGA
- the LOC127857556 gene encoding uncharacterized protein LOC127857556 isoform X1, with amino-acid sequence MNESDRKLFQAIYLRFVERVDPSEMLGYITCLPEHTRDIIRNSQTCYNGSRNLAAQKLFEALKCRPDGLQNAASALRQCKCEDLANELQHAPGQHNRVNPGWSHRAQEPMAANLPPVGANYSNVLGNYHAIQMADASTIQQNQASFRPNETDRNEAPYGSNRYPNSYASPGYQNQTPRELYVPGRDTVPNSQYNGMSASYPGASNVGLPRPTWSMSQGPQQGLYSLQQQPVYQHQSFRVEYDRSSPSAHSAPAMSEFPNNLQGNQAAQNVGDKEPSMESFKMYRSQSTSTVIEEKNDLNRAMSFTELLNTAISDTDNEDSDSDFTEKKNIEQEENSSSLPESNASKIINNQENAEFRQTLTNNEVGIEKQESLRITEGSFEYVPDKPQATGFDSSETTLKHFDNPKGSVTFMDNNPTRAGFDSSETTRKSPITDDEHKDSSNVDSTIQLSLRSEAVKNKFETEITQEHVENIRECFSGVYSQTASLLPSAPEVSTESTANVEATQQRIDHSLEDARIPEMRILRDDAELKSIMKKGGKANAFGIPSYRKDCKTEDLASFMSNSEESGSAVNSDEEIISADGIPTTGYTARAKINGMNEYFEQLNDHPKDLTKDQTKNNNVQKSITAMRPEVAENVNADNLTDERLTPWLSFGSSLASLIYKGLHPDV; translated from the exons ATGAACGAGTCGGATAGAAAATTGTTTCAAGCCATTTATCTTCGCTTTGTGGAAAGGGTTGATCCAAGTGAAATGTTGGGATATATAACATGTCTGCCAGAGCATACAAGG gatATTATAAGAAATTCTCAAACTTGTTACAATGGATCCAGAAACTTAGCAGCTCAGAAACTGTTCGAAGCTCTCAAGTGTCGTCCAGATGGCTTACAAAATGCTGCGAGTGCCCTTCGTCAGTGTAAATGTGAAGATCTAGCTAATGAACTACAACACG CACCAGGGCAACACAATCGTGTCAATCCAGGATGGTCTCACAGAGCACAAGAGCCAATGGCAGCTAATTTACCGCCAGTGGGAGCAAATTATTCAAATGTCCTAGGCAATTACCATGCAATACAAATGGCCGATGCTTCAACAATTCAGCAGAACCAAGCCTCATTTAGGCCAAACGAAACAGACAGGAATGAGGCTCCATATGGTAGCAATAGATACCCAAATAGTTATGCTTCACCAGGATACCAGAATCAGACTCCTCGCGAGCTTTATGTACCAGGCAGGGATACGGTTCCAAACTCCCAATATAATGGTATGTCTGCTTCATATCCAGGAGCTTCAAATGTTGGTTTGCCTAGGCCCACCTGGTCCATGTCACAAGGGCCTCAGCAAGGTCTCTATTCATTGCAACAACAGCCTGTTTACCAGCATCAGTCGTTCAGGGTTGAGTATGATAGGAGTTCACCGTCAGCCCATTCCGCTCCTGCCATGTCGGAATTTCCAAACAACCTACAAGGTAATCAAGCTGCACAAAACGTTGGTGATAAAGAACCATCGATGGAATCTTTTAAGATGTATAGGTCACAGAGTACTAGCaccgttattgaagagaaaaacgATTTGAATAGAGCGATGTCTTTTACAGAACTTTTGAATACAGCGATATCTGATACAGACAATGAAGATTCCGATTCCGATTTTACagaaaagaaaaatattgaaCAAGAGGAGAATAGTTCATCTCTACCAGAGTCTAATGCAAGTAAAATTATTAATAACCAGGAAAACGCTGAATTCAGGCAAACACTGACGAATAATGAAGTTGGCATAGAAAAACAAGAAAGTTTAAGAATTACCGAAGGAAGTTTCGAATATGTTCCAGATAAACCACAAGCAACTGGTTTTGATTCCAGCGAGACTACGCTTAAACACTTTGACAACCCAAAAGGCAGTGTGACATTTATGGACAATAATCCAACTCGCGCTGGATTTGATTCAAGTGAGACCACACGTAAATCGCCAATAACAGATGATGAACATAAAGATTCGTCCAATGTTGACAGTACGATTCAACTTTCGTTAAGATCGGAAGCAGTAAAAAACAAGTTCGAAACGGAAATCACCCAAGAACATGTTGAGAATATACGGGAATGTTTCTCGGGTGTCTATTCCCAAACTGCTTCACTATTACCTTCAGCTCCAGAAGTGTCAACAGAAAGTACTGCTAACGTTGAAGCAACGCAGCAACGAATCGACCACTCTCTGGAAGATGCGAGGATACCGGAAATGAGGATCCTTCGAGACGATGCTGAACTCAAAAGTATTATGAAGAAAGGAGGCAAGGCAAATGCCTTTGGGATTCCTAGTTATAGAAAGGATTGTAAAACCGAGGATTTGGCAAGTTTTATGTCAAATTCTGAAGAAAGTGGTAGCGCTGTGAATTCCGATGAGGAAATTATATCAGCGGATGGTATTCCTACCACAG GTTATACCGCGCGAGCTAAGATAAATGGCATGAATGAGTACTTTGAACAACTGAATGACCATCCTAAAGATTTGACCAAAGATCAGACCAAAAACAACAATGTCCAGAAAAGTATTACTGCTATGAGGCCAGAGGTTGCTGAAAATGTAAATGCGGACAATTTAACAGATGAACGATTGACGCCATGGCTCAGTTTTGGGTCTTCGCTTGCGAGTTTAATCTACAAGGGGTTGCACCCAGATGTTTGA